From Armatimonadota bacterium:
ATTTTGAACCAGCTGGGCATCGTGTCTTCGAGCACCGCCGGGCCGGTGGTGATGGTGACCGAACTGACCGTGACGGGCTGTGACAACGGCGTGAACTCGCTGAAATGGAACCGCTCGACCAATTCTGACGGCACGATCTTTATTGTGGAGTATCGCCCTGCAGACAGTTTGGTGTGGGTTTTTGGCGCCGCGGTGACCAAGGCCTCGTTCAACCACACGGGCCAGGTTCCCGGAGAGATGGTTTGGTATCGGGTGACGGCGACCCGGGCCGGGGTGAATTCCGCTCCTTGCCCACCGGTGGCCGCTTATCCTAGCTCGGGCGGTGCTGGCCTGAGCGAAGCCGCCTAATCCGCCATTTACGTTCCTTTTGGGTCTGGCTCCTAGCTTCCGCTGGGGGCCAGATTTGCTTTTTGGGGCTGCGTGTTTTTGGGAATGTTGCTGAATCTGCCGCAAGTTCGCGGCTAGCCATGAGGACGCCCCTTTGGAGTCCCGATAACTATAACATCATGGGTTCGAGCACTCGTACGACTTTTAATCCAGCCGGTTTCCTGGGGAACCTCAGTTTGGGTCAAAAATTGATCGGCGCTATTGTCAGCGTCATTTTGGTGGGATCGATCGGCACTCTTGGTCTTTCTCGGGCGATTGACCGCACCGAGAATCAGATGTCGGATGTGATTTTGCCTTCGATTGAGATTTATCAATTGGCGAGCCAAGCCCGCAGTTATAACCAAGATATGGGCTCAAACATGTACCTTTTTGCTTTGACTGGCGACCCGAAGATTGCCGAAGCGAAGGAAAAAGCGGACGAAGACTTTATCGAGACGATGAAGGTCGTCATGGGCAAGATCGAGAAATTGCCAAACAATTCGAAGCTGCTGGAGGCCGCGGATAAGGTTGGCAAGGCCGACGAAGAGCTCTGCGCCCCGAACGAAACGAAGGCGATGGATGCCTTTGAAAAGGGCGACAAGGCCACCGCGCTGAAGGTGATTTCGGGCGATTATGCGGCGGGGAGAAAGGAGTTTGAATCCGTCTTTTCTGCCTTCCAGCAAGAAATCAGCACCTATTACACTCAGGCGAAGGACATTTCGGTTCAGGAAGCGCACAATGGCAAGATTTTTGGTCTGATTGCCGCAGTGGTCTCGGTCATCTTTGGTCTTGTTATCGCGTCCGCCTTCTCGCGGGTTGTGAAGAACACCATCGCGGGCATGTCTTTGCAGTTGGGCAAGGTCCTTGAAGAGAATTTGACCGCGCTGACCAACGGCGTGAACGCGCTCGGTCAAGGTGACCTTTCGCATAAGATTTCGATTTCTGAACATGACGAGGTGGTTCGCCGCAAGGACGAATTTGGCGTTTTGAGCGAGATGATGGGCCGGTTTATCCGGGATACGGAATCCGCTTTGGAAGCCTTGCAATCTTGCCAATCCACCTTGCGCAACGTCGTTGCTGGCGTCCGGCAACAGTCTGACCTGGTTGCTGTGAGTTCGGAAACCTTGTCGGACACCACGAAGTCGGCGTTCGAATCGGCTGGCGCGATCGCTCAGAGCACCCAGGACGTGCTGCACGCCACCAACGAACTGGCTCAAACCAGCACTCGCTTGGCCGAAGTCAGCGAAAAGACCGCCAGCGAAGTGAACTCGGCCTCTGCTGCGATGTCGACGCTGGAAAACACCGTCGCTGGATTGGTCGCGATGAGCGACGAACAGATTCAACTCGTCGAAGAAGCGACCCACCGCGCCAAGATTGGTGGCGAATCGGTCGAATCGGCGATCAATTCGCTTGAGAATATTGCGACTCAGGTCCACGCAAGTGCCGACGTGATCCGCGATCTGGGCGAACAACAAGTTAAGATCGGCGAGATCGTCTCGATGATCGAAGATATTTCTGGCCAAACCAACCTTCTGGCGCTCAATGCTGCGATCGAAGCTGCTCGGGCCGGCGAACACGGCCGCGGTTTTGCCGTGGTCGCGGACGAAGTCCGCAAACTCGCCGAGCGAGCAGGGCAAGCTGCTGGCGAAATCAGCGACTTGATCGGCTCAGTGAGAGCGAACGTGAGCAAAGCCACCGAAGAGATGGAAGGTACCACT
This genomic window contains:
- a CDS encoding fibronectin type III domain-containing protein; the encoded protein is MPNNDYLPDQDEALKAWALNFAARCAQYDSELNLNSTDLLAIDNATDGFASDVKDVQEAKDTLQGTVAVKNNSKKSMTALVRGYAKQFKAIPGISPLILNQLGIVSSSTAGPVVMVTELTVTGCDNGVNSLKWNRSTNSDGTIFIVEYRPADSLVWVFGAAVTKASFNHTGQVPGEMVWYRVTATRAGVNSAPCPPVAAYPSSGGAGLSEAA
- a CDS encoding methyl-accepting chemotaxis protein: MRTPLWSPDNYNIMGSSTRTTFNPAGFLGNLSLGQKLIGAIVSVILVGSIGTLGLSRAIDRTENQMSDVILPSIEIYQLASQARSYNQDMGSNMYLFALTGDPKIAEAKEKADEDFIETMKVVMGKIEKLPNNSKLLEAADKVGKADEELCAPNETKAMDAFEKGDKATALKVISGDYAAGRKEFESVFSAFQQEISTYYTQAKDISVQEAHNGKIFGLIAAVVSVIFGLVIASAFSRVVKNTIAGMSLQLGKVLEENLTALTNGVNALGQGDLSHKISISEHDEVVRRKDEFGVLSEMMGRFIRDTESALEALQSCQSTLRNVVAGVRQQSDLVAVSSETLSDTTKSAFESAGAIAQSTQDVLHATNELAQTSTRLAEVSEKTASEVNSASAAMSTLENTVAGLVAMSDEQIQLVEEATHRAKIGGESVESAINSLENIATQVHASADVIRDLGEQQVKIGEIVSMIEDISGQTNLLALNAAIEAARAGEHGRGFAVVADEVRKLAERAGQAAGEISDLIGSVRANVSKATEEMEGTTREVEKGTEQSAAAKTALTAIVQSVGDVHESASGFKRSLESTIGQTSIVKNALLVSSEVSSEGAANSQQLSAVSEEICASAQVVTGYLDSQKSEFLNIESASQNLADQAKVLRESVSVFQLSTDEETPKLRAA